One Gimesia sp. DNA segment encodes these proteins:
- a CDS encoding DUF1553 domain-containing protein, whose amino-acid sequence MYIRAIAFLLTAVSACLLGSESSSAADSRVTFEKDIRPIFKAYCFHCHGEEKELSGALDVRLRRLIMKGGDSGGAVIPGKHAESLLFQYVESGDMPPDEKLRLKPEEVALIAKWIDQGAKTEGPEPEGDIKPGDFLITGDERSHWAFRPIQKAALPELPQLKKENGKQPLNPVDAFIARKLKQNGLWFSEEADRLTLIRRAAFDLTGLPPAPEDVDTYLADKSPEAYEKMVDRLLESPHYGERWARHWLDVAGYADSEGYNDKDIIRPDAWHYRDYVIRSLNADKPWDQFITEQLAGDEMVKATHATAQKLVDQDPAVCEKLTATGYLRLAPDGTGSSPMDPAIARNQVITETVKIMSSSLLGMTVGCAECHHHRFDPIPQEDFYRLRAVIAPVYDDQKWRMPVSRRAALMSAEDKAKAAKLSAQVKELDAEHNKVKAEVTQLIAERVLKEVPETDREQARTAYETAVKERSKEQADFLKQKYPMLDLLVPGRLHLFLARFKDGNDLKKQYEDIKAEADKLRAQIPKPEYIRVATEDTQHLPQTFVFYRGDISSPEKDLIAPGGLTVISSKADNTFELNDPQLPTTGRRLAYARYLTNGKHPLVARVLMNRFWMHHFGQAIVDSTGDFGSRSSVPTHPELLDWLAADFMEQGWQLKRIHRLIMTSRTYKQTSATHSEQAAAIDSDNRLYWRMTMQRLEAESIRDAILAVSGELNREQFGEPVPVALADSGIITVGAGKVSKDRRELKRSIYVQVRRTQPVTMLNAFDAPSMEPNCERRVFSTVATQSLALLNSEFMRNQSEAFAKRVLTTAGKDADDTKLIKTAWKLALSSEPSPAELQALEKNFALQLKEYQTKKAKQPREEALAAVCHVLFGTNQFLYVE is encoded by the coding sequence TTGTATATCCGCGCCATCGCTTTCCTGCTGACGGCTGTTTCTGCCTGTCTCCTCGGGAGTGAATCGAGCTCCGCCGCTGATTCGCGAGTGACTTTTGAAAAAGACATTCGGCCCATTTTCAAGGCGTACTGCTTTCACTGTCATGGCGAGGAGAAAGAACTTTCCGGTGCGCTGGATGTGCGGTTACGCCGCCTGATCATGAAGGGCGGCGATTCTGGAGGCGCTGTCATTCCTGGAAAACATGCAGAGAGCCTGCTGTTTCAGTATGTCGAATCGGGAGACATGCCCCCCGATGAGAAACTGCGGTTGAAGCCGGAAGAAGTCGCCCTGATTGCGAAATGGATCGACCAGGGGGCAAAGACAGAGGGGCCGGAACCCGAAGGGGACATCAAGCCGGGCGACTTCCTGATCACCGGCGATGAACGCTCCCACTGGGCGTTTCGTCCCATTCAGAAAGCTGCTCTGCCCGAACTGCCTCAGTTAAAAAAAGAGAATGGAAAGCAACCGCTCAATCCGGTCGATGCCTTCATCGCACGAAAGCTGAAACAGAACGGTCTCTGGTTTTCTGAAGAAGCAGATCGACTGACGCTGATCAGACGGGCTGCGTTTGACCTGACCGGTCTCCCCCCTGCTCCGGAAGACGTCGATACCTACCTGGCAGACAAGTCGCCTGAAGCATATGAAAAGATGGTCGATCGGCTGCTGGAATCGCCGCATTACGGGGAACGCTGGGCGCGGCACTGGCTGGATGTTGCCGGCTATGCCGACTCAGAAGGCTACAACGACAAAGATATTATCCGTCCTGATGCCTGGCATTATCGGGATTATGTGATTCGTTCTCTGAATGCAGACAAGCCTTGGGATCAGTTTATCACCGAGCAGCTCGCCGGCGATGAAATGGTTAAAGCCACGCATGCGACGGCTCAGAAACTGGTAGACCAGGATCCCGCGGTCTGTGAGAAGCTGACGGCGACCGGCTACCTGCGGCTGGCTCCCGATGGGACCGGCTCAAGTCCGATGGATCCTGCGATCGCACGCAACCAGGTCATTACAGAGACGGTGAAGATCATGTCCTCTTCACTGCTGGGCATGACCGTGGGCTGTGCGGAGTGCCATCATCACCGCTTCGACCCGATTCCGCAGGAAGACTTTTATCGTCTGCGGGCGGTGATTGCTCCCGTGTATGACGATCAAAAATGGCGGATGCCTGTCAGTCGACGGGCGGCCCTGATGTCAGCAGAAGATAAAGCCAAGGCTGCAAAGCTGTCAGCGCAGGTCAAGGAACTGGATGCCGAGCACAACAAGGTTAAAGCGGAAGTGACCCAGCTGATTGCCGAGCGGGTGCTGAAGGAAGTCCCCGAGACAGACCGCGAACAGGCGCGAACCGCTTATGAAACCGCGGTTAAAGAACGTTCAAAAGAGCAGGCGGATTTTCTGAAACAGAAATACCCGATGCTGGACCTGCTGGTGCCGGGACGCCTGCATCTGTTCCTGGCCCGTTTCAAAGATGGAAACGATTTGAAGAAACAGTATGAGGATATCAAGGCGGAAGCAGACAAGCTGCGGGCGCAGATTCCCAAACCGGAATACATTCGCGTCGCGACCGAGGACACACAGCACCTGCCCCAGACCTTTGTTTTTTATCGGGGGGATATCTCTTCCCCTGAGAAAGATTTGATTGCTCCCGGTGGTCTGACAGTGATTTCTTCCAAAGCAGACAACACGTTTGAGCTGAATGATCCCCAGCTGCCGACCACGGGACGTCGGCTGGCGTATGCCCGCTATCTGACCAATGGAAAGCATCCACTGGTGGCGCGGGTGCTGATGAACCGGTTCTGGATGCATCATTTCGGACAGGCGATTGTCGATTCCACGGGTGACTTTGGTTCCCGGTCTTCCGTCCCCACGCATCCCGAACTGCTGGACTGGCTGGCGGCTGACTTTATGGAACAGGGCTGGCAACTCAAACGCATCCATCGCCTGATCATGACCTCACGGACTTACAAGCAGACCTCAGCAACCCACTCCGAACAAGCTGCCGCGATTGACTCTGATAACCGTCTCTACTGGCGCATGACAATGCAACGCCTGGAGGCGGAATCGATCCGCGATGCTATTCTAGCGGTCAGCGGCGAATTGAACCGGGAGCAGTTTGGTGAGCCAGTACCGGTTGCATTGGCGGACAGCGGCATTATTACGGTCGGTGCTGGTAAAGTGTCAAAAGATCGCCGGGAACTGAAACGTTCCATTTACGTGCAGGTCCGGCGGACCCAGCCGGTGACAATGCTGAATGCTTTTGATGCCCCCAGCATGGAGCCCAACTGCGAGCGACGGGTCTTTTCGACAGTGGCAACACAGTCACTGGCGCTGCTCAATAGTGAATTCATGCGGAATCAATCTGAGGCCTTTGCTAAGCGGGTCCTCACCACGGCAGGGAAAGACGCCGACGATACTAAGCTAATCAAGACAGCCTGGAAGCTGGCTTTAAGTAGTGAGCCTTCCCCGGCTGAACTGCAGGCGCTGGAGAAAAACTTCGCGCTGCAGTTGAAAGAATATCAGACAAAGAAAGCCAAACAGCCTCGGGAGGAAGCACTGGCTGCCGTCTGTCATGTGCTGTTTGGAACCAACCAGTTTCTGTATGTGGAATGA
- a CDS encoding DUF1501 domain-containing protein, translating to MSQFINQNSASSRRHFLAQSAFGVSSLALASLLNDEQLLAAPEKPALEEKTYDLLPKQTSHPARAKSMISIFCGGGPSHLDLFDRKPTLDKYAGKRFPGDGIKYDNAGQATSIIMPSPNTFEKCGESGMEINTALLPHLGEIVDDITLIRSMQLPNIRNHVAGMRAMTTGRGREGWPSLGSWITYGLGAETQNLPAFVAITIPRNPVGSPYWDSRHLPSIYQGTVVSKSEPRIANLNPIRELRGKPQSNQLDLLKELNQIHQQRHPGEDDLAARIASYELAARMQTAATEALDLTKETEATHQMYGADDPVTKEFADACMLARRFVERGVRFVQIWNYAWDMHENIFAALESRCKTCDKPCAALVTDLKNRGLLDSTMVQWGGEMGRLPVIQDRGKGKKPGRDHNTEGFSIWMAGGGIKEGHIHGATDDFGHRAVQDVVTQHDFHATLLHQFGLNYEGLNFEHNAQSVALVEPGQGKVASGILK from the coding sequence GTGTCTCAATTTATCAATCAAAACTCCGCCAGCTCTCGCCGTCACTTTCTGGCCCAGAGTGCCTTTGGCGTCTCCTCACTGGCACTGGCCTCGCTGTTAAACGACGAACAGCTGCTGGCGGCTCCGGAAAAGCCGGCTCTGGAAGAGAAAACGTACGATCTGCTGCCGAAGCAGACCAGCCATCCGGCCCGCGCCAAATCGATGATCTCAATTTTCTGCGGTGGTGGACCGAGTCACCTGGATCTGTTCGATCGAAAGCCGACACTCGACAAGTATGCGGGCAAGAGATTTCCCGGCGACGGAATCAAATACGATAACGCCGGTCAGGCGACTTCGATCATCATGCCCTCTCCCAACACGTTTGAGAAGTGTGGTGAATCGGGGATGGAGATCAACACCGCCCTGCTACCCCACCTGGGAGAGATTGTTGACGATATCACGCTGATTCGCTCTATGCAGCTGCCCAATATTCGGAATCACGTGGCCGGCATGCGGGCCATGACCACCGGTCGGGGGCGAGAAGGCTGGCCTTCCCTGGGGAGCTGGATCACCTATGGTCTGGGAGCCGAGACACAGAATCTGCCGGCGTTTGTAGCGATTACGATTCCCCGCAACCCGGTCGGATCGCCTTACTGGGACAGCCGCCACTTACCTTCGATTTATCAGGGGACGGTTGTCAGCAAGTCAGAGCCGCGAATTGCGAATCTGAATCCGATCCGGGAACTGCGTGGGAAGCCCCAGTCGAATCAGCTGGACCTGCTGAAAGAACTGAATCAGATCCACCAGCAGCGCCATCCCGGCGAAGACGATCTGGCAGCCCGCATTGCCAGCTATGAGCTGGCGGCCCGGATGCAAACCGCAGCGACCGAGGCACTCGATCTGACTAAAGAGACCGAAGCCACCCATCAGATGTACGGAGCCGATGATCCGGTGACCAAAGAATTCGCGGATGCCTGTATGCTGGCCCGTCGATTCGTGGAACGTGGTGTCCGTTTCGTGCAGATCTGGAATTACGCCTGGGACATGCACGAGAACATTTTCGCTGCACTGGAATCCCGTTGTAAAACCTGTGATAAGCCGTGTGCGGCACTGGTAACCGATTTGAAGAATCGGGGACTGCTGGATTCCACGATGGTCCAGTGGGGCGGCGAAATGGGGCGTCTGCCTGTCATTCAGGACCGCGGTAAAGGCAAGAAACCGGGACGCGACCATAACACGGAAGGTTTCAGTATCTGGATGGCCGGTGGTGGCATCAAAGAGGGGCACATTCATGGAGCGACAGATGACTTCGGTCACCGAGCGGTTCAAGATGTGGTGACCCAGCATGACTTCCATGCAACTTTGCTGCATCAGTTCGGTCTGAACTATGAGGGCCTGAATTTCGAACATAACGCCCAGTCAGTCGCACTGGTCGAACCCGGTCAGGGAAAGGTGGCGTCTGGCATCCTCAAGTAA
- a CDS encoding M14-type cytosolic carboxypeptidase has translation MQTAGYRLNSLILSLLLLAVPVQAGELVVSADFPGGSAEVLKVEQQTRSITVRPAGDPQFGWPCWWYFKVSGVKPGETLTVSVDASTLKQANGSKLSANWALPERAAFSLDGKTWKQTGPGTREKDHCRWTQQVDAEQAWFAWGPAFVPSDAQALVDRLSRKHEDVTAFELCKTRAGRSVPALVVSQAGKHSDDRMVIWVQARQHAWESGGSWVGRGFIEWAVSDDPLAVALREKVDIYYVPIMDIDNVATGNGGKNQVPHDHNRDWSEMPRWNAVQAAMKALKQYDKQNRLVMFIDLHNPGASSKQPFFYIAPPELNTQRRKALQDAFIAVCREEMQEPLELDRSTPSTGPKYDKRWKEISSNWVRSATREHVVGITLETCWNTPHSHPQGYMTVGQQLGRGIARYLKQDPRQPLALD, from the coding sequence ATGCAAACAGCTGGTTATCGTCTAAATAGTCTGATTCTGTCACTGTTATTACTGGCTGTCCCTGTACAGGCTGGTGAGCTGGTCGTTTCAGCTGACTTCCCGGGAGGCTCGGCTGAGGTTCTGAAAGTTGAGCAGCAAACGCGTTCGATTACGGTGCGTCCTGCCGGAGATCCGCAGTTTGGCTGGCCCTGCTGGTGGTATTTCAAGGTCTCCGGCGTTAAGCCTGGAGAAACGCTGACTGTTTCGGTCGATGCGAGTACTCTCAAACAGGCAAACGGCTCGAAGCTGTCTGCTAATTGGGCGCTGCCCGAGCGAGCGGCGTTTAGTCTCGATGGGAAGACCTGGAAACAGACTGGTCCCGGTACCAGGGAGAAGGACCACTGTCGCTGGACACAACAGGTAGATGCCGAACAAGCCTGGTTTGCCTGGGGGCCTGCGTTTGTGCCCTCGGATGCCCAGGCACTGGTTGATCGCCTGAGCCGGAAACATGAAGACGTGACGGCATTTGAATTATGCAAAACCCGCGCTGGCCGCAGTGTACCTGCGCTGGTGGTGAGCCAGGCTGGGAAACATTCCGACGATCGCATGGTGATCTGGGTTCAGGCCCGTCAGCATGCCTGGGAATCAGGGGGCAGCTGGGTTGGGCGTGGCTTCATTGAATGGGCGGTGAGCGATGATCCTCTGGCGGTAGCTTTGCGGGAAAAGGTCGATATCTACTACGTTCCAATTATGGATATCGACAATGTGGCGACCGGGAATGGCGGCAAGAACCAGGTTCCGCACGACCATAACCGGGACTGGTCTGAGATGCCCCGCTGGAACGCAGTGCAGGCAGCCATGAAGGCGCTGAAACAGTACGACAAGCAGAACCGACTGGTCATGTTTATCGATCTGCATAACCCCGGTGCCAGTTCGAAACAGCCGTTTTTTTACATTGCGCCTCCTGAACTGAATACTCAGCGAAGAAAAGCACTGCAGGATGCTTTTATTGCAGTCTGTCGGGAGGAGATGCAGGAGCCTCTGGAACTGGATCGAAGCACGCCCTCGACGGGACCAAAGTACGACAAACGCTGGAAAGAGATTTCCAGTAACTGGGTACGAAGTGCCACCCGCGAACATGTCGTGGGGATTACGCTCGAGACCTGCTGGAACACGCCCCACAGTCATCCGCAGGGTTACATGACTGTGGGACAACAACTGGGTCGGGGGATCGCCCGGTATCTGAAACAGGATCCCCGCCAACCACTTGCTCTGGATTGA
- a CDS encoding deoxyhypusine synthase family protein, producing the protein MSGDREFHDGRGDGLKPLKSLDLSSVNSFGELLQAMSATAFSGRRLGDAYDILLDMAQDSECKVVLTLSGAMTVAKQGSIICDMIDRGLVHAVVATGALIAHGLTESIGLVHYQYNPTDSDETLYKKGYNRIYDTLEMESNLNNVEKLVRSVLRESQPEDGVWSSARLCRALGQRLSEINDGRGILRSAYEQNVPVFIPAFTDSEIGLDVSTWAMSELIAKSGKPLEDLEQEEILTALPSFNPFLDLQEYARLMRDAVTFGIFTIGGGVPRNWAQQVAPYYEIANYRLGTEWKEPRFRYGIRICPEPVHWGGLSGCTYSEGVSWGKFLSPQDGGRFAEVYSDATVVLPLLMKAVFEKLDSAS; encoded by the coding sequence ATGAGTGGAGATCGAGAGTTCCACGACGGTCGAGGAGACGGCTTAAAACCGCTGAAAAGCCTGGACCTGTCGAGTGTCAATTCGTTTGGCGAACTGCTGCAGGCCATGTCTGCAACCGCGTTCTCGGGCAGACGCCTGGGTGATGCCTACGACATCCTGCTGGATATGGCACAGGACTCTGAATGCAAAGTCGTACTCACTCTCTCCGGCGCCATGACCGTCGCCAAACAGGGCAGCATCATCTGTGACATGATTGACCGTGGCCTCGTCCATGCCGTCGTCGCCACTGGTGCCCTGATTGCCCACGGTCTCACCGAATCGATCGGCCTGGTCCACTACCAGTACAATCCCACTGATTCCGACGAAACACTCTACAAAAAAGGCTACAACCGGATTTACGACACCCTGGAAATGGAGTCGAATCTGAACAACGTCGAAAAGCTGGTCCGCTCGGTCCTGCGGGAATCCCAGCCCGAAGATGGCGTCTGGTCTTCAGCCCGTCTCTGCCGGGCACTTGGTCAGCGGCTCTCCGAAATAAACGACGGACGCGGCATCCTCCGCAGTGCTTATGAGCAAAATGTCCCCGTCTTCATCCCCGCTTTCACTGACAGTGAAATCGGTCTCGACGTCTCCACCTGGGCCATGTCCGAACTGATTGCCAAATCGGGCAAGCCCCTGGAAGACCTCGAACAGGAAGAAATTCTCACCGCGCTCCCCAGCTTCAACCCCTTTCTCGACCTGCAGGAATATGCCCGACTGATGCGGGATGCGGTCACCTTCGGCATCTTCACCATCGGCGGGGGAGTTCCCCGCAACTGGGCTCAACAGGTTGCCCCCTATTATGAAATTGCCAACTACCGCCTGGGCACAGAGTGGAAAGAGCCCCGCTTCCGCTATGGAATTCGTATCTGCCCCGAACCGGTTCACTGGGGAGGCCTCTCCGGGTGTACCTATTCTGAGGGGGTCAGCTGGGGCAAATTCCTTTCACCCCAGGATGGCGGCCGGTTCGCGGAAGTTTATTCCGATGCCACCGTCGTGCTCCCGCTGCTGATGAAAGCCGTGTTCGAAAAACTGGACTCCGCTTCATAA
- a CDS encoding S-adenosylmethionine decarboxylase, with translation MHKGRHLLIDCRNVSRDICLNDQLILEAMARGATRAGATVISQVRYHFGHNSAPGFTAMCLLDESHCSAHCYADLGLIALDVFTCGNTDPNDVLRYIREEVDLGDVSILEMPRFPIPNGQPALQEPAGSLCEADQVVAL, from the coding sequence TTGCATAAAGGAAGACATCTTCTCATTGATTGTCGTAATGTCTCGCGGGACATTTGTCTAAACGACCAACTGATTCTGGAAGCCATGGCACGTGGAGCTACCCGTGCTGGTGCTACTGTGATCTCACAGGTACGATATCACTTTGGTCATAATTCAGCACCGGGCTTCACCGCGATGTGCCTTCTTGATGAAAGCCACTGCTCAGCCCACTGTTACGCCGACCTGGGCTTAATCGCTCTGGACGTCTTCACCTGCGGCAATACTGATCCGAATGACGTTCTTCGTTACATTCGGGAAGAAGTCGATCTGGGTGACGTCAGCATTCTCGAAATGCCCCGGTTCCCCATTCCCAATGGGCAACCTGCGCTTCAGGAACCAGCCGGTTCCCTCTGCGAAGCGGATCAGGTTGTTGCTCTGTAA
- a CDS encoding DUF1559 domain-containing protein — MNFSQNPRHHRRGFTLIELLVVIAIIAILIALLLPAVQQAREAARRSTCKNSLKQIGLALYNYHDTHGTYPPGYIARGVVNSDPSSSETGSGFAWGVMLLPFLDQAPLYNQLNLNLDATVSPNIDLADQVVPIFRCPSDTNQGVFSVTDGSNTYQLSSANYVGVFGYGSLTMTPGNPMQKGILYRNSNVKVRDVIDGTSNTIVAGERSHQHQFVGAASIIEADSTWYAAIPNATRPAGMMSMPSMTEGPASLILGHVGQPAMMSMMAMHHPPNTTNHIANFSSKHEGGAHFLLGDGAVRFLSENMSYEIFQRLGMIADGNPIGEF; from the coding sequence ATGAATTTTTCACAGAATCCTCGCCATCATCGACGTGGCTTCACCCTGATTGAACTGCTGGTGGTCATCGCCATCATCGCGATCCTGATCGCCTTACTCCTGCCTGCTGTCCAGCAGGCCCGGGAAGCGGCTCGTCGCTCCACTTGCAAAAACAGCCTCAAGCAGATCGGCCTGGCGCTTTACAATTACCACGACACGCACGGCACGTATCCTCCAGGCTACATCGCGCGAGGCGTCGTCAACAGTGATCCAAGTTCTTCCGAAACAGGATCCGGTTTTGCCTGGGGCGTCATGTTGCTCCCGTTCCTGGACCAGGCTCCGCTGTATAACCAGCTCAACCTGAACTTGGACGCTACCGTCTCTCCCAACATCGATCTGGCTGACCAGGTCGTGCCCATCTTTCGCTGTCCCAGTGACACCAACCAGGGCGTCTTCTCGGTCACCGATGGTTCTAACACCTATCAACTGTCTTCTGCGAACTATGTGGGTGTTTTTGGGTATGGCAGCCTGACGATGACCCCGGGGAATCCCATGCAGAAAGGGATTCTCTACCGCAACAGTAATGTAAAGGTCCGCGATGTCATCGACGGGACTTCGAATACGATTGTCGCCGGGGAACGCTCCCACCAGCATCAGTTCGTGGGTGCGGCCTCAATCATCGAGGCCGATTCCACCTGGTACGCCGCCATCCCCAACGCGACCCGACCGGCAGGGATGATGAGCATGCCTTCCATGACTGAGGGGCCGGCTTCCCTGATTCTGGGGCACGTCGGTCAGCCGGCCATGATGAGTATGATGGCCATGCACCATCCCCCCAACACCACGAACCACATTGCCAACTTCTCCAGTAAGCATGAAGGGGGAGCTCACTTCCTGCTAGGCGACGGGGCGGTCCGCTTCCTGAGTGAGAACATGAGCTATGAGATCTTCCAGCGACTTGGAATGATCGCGGATGGCAACCCCATCGGCGAGTTTTGA
- a CDS encoding prolyl oligopeptidase family serine peptidase, translating into MNPSISIFRTFFALLFVACFLPVGFAGEASSKTTQNWSGKQDTWHGFKRVHFPTEGRKSYVVIPEKAAPDNPWVWRARFPDFHYEMDVELLKQGFHIAYLDVSDLFGSPQAIEYGNKFYKRLTQQHGLQSKVALEGVSRGGLFIYNWALANPDKVSCIYADTPVCDFKSWPGGKGKSEGSQARWDACLKSYGLTEQEALDWPNNPVDRIATIAEAEIPVLHIISENDQVVPPDENTLLMFSRVPEKYRKNNFQIIFVKEGTEKSKGHHFTHPEPDRVVKFIRQHTLQSGNRDNSSPTNE; encoded by the coding sequence ATGAATCCCTCCATTTCAATTTTTCGCACTTTTTTCGCATTGTTGTTCGTGGCCTGTTTTCTGCCTGTTGGATTTGCAGGAGAAGCCTCCTCAAAAACGACTCAAAACTGGTCGGGCAAACAGGATACGTGGCATGGGTTCAAGCGGGTTCATTTTCCTACCGAAGGACGAAAATCTTACGTCGTCATTCCGGAGAAGGCCGCCCCCGACAACCCCTGGGTCTGGCGCGCCCGCTTCCCTGATTTCCATTATGAAATGGATGTGGAACTTCTGAAACAGGGTTTCCATATCGCATACCTGGATGTGTCTGATCTATTTGGTTCCCCCCAGGCCATTGAATACGGAAATAAATTTTACAAGCGACTGACACAGCAGCACGGACTGCAGTCCAAGGTCGCTTTAGAAGGAGTGAGCCGGGGGGGACTCTTCATTTACAACTGGGCCCTGGCAAATCCGGATAAAGTGAGCTGTATTTATGCAGACACTCCTGTCTGCGATTTTAAAAGCTGGCCCGGTGGAAAAGGGAAGAGCGAAGGTTCGCAGGCCCGCTGGGACGCCTGCCTCAAGTCCTATGGTCTGACAGAACAGGAAGCACTGGACTGGCCCAATAACCCGGTAGACCGCATCGCAACGATCGCTGAAGCAGAGATCCCGGTGCTACACATCATTTCGGAAAATGATCAGGTTGTTCCTCCCGATGAGAACACACTGCTCATGTTCAGCCGGGTACCGGAAAAATATCGTAAAAATAATTTTCAGATCATCTTCGTCAAAGAGGGGACTGAAAAATCAAAAGGGCACCACTTCACGCATCCCGAGCCGGACCGGGTCGTCAAATTCATTCGTCAGCACACGCTCCAATCTGGCAACAGGGACAACTCTTCCCCCACCAACGAGTAA
- a CDS encoding chemotaxis protein CheX → MSFIPATHTTETLTKRFSDPVINSVIDVFKYFVGTTAELETMIDVSDAPRHLLSSAIEVNGPGKGIVVVNVPRDLVSRAVALLIDETLAEDEHVLTDFACELSNMIAGQAKKAVDHMGFQLGHPTLIETEQIDTLYPPEAGSKCGIFQTGIGEIAVYFGFVGQLGEILDQEGPEADKKRLLVVDPDELSCALFKGLLHERYQVQTASTVEEAFMDAALNEPDLILLEIDADHGHQAEAVRQFKESPLMENVEILVVTSNRSTTAIIQAFNHGAADYILKTDFTKQILIGKIERALGRTPVVKEVVATTK, encoded by the coding sequence ATGTCTTTCATTCCTGCCACACATACAACAGAGACCTTGACCAAGCGGTTTTCTGATCCAGTCATTAATTCGGTCATTGATGTCTTTAAGTATTTTGTCGGTACCACTGCTGAGTTGGAAACCATGATCGATGTCAGCGATGCCCCCCGTCACCTGTTGAGTTCTGCGATTGAGGTGAATGGTCCGGGCAAAGGGATCGTTGTCGTCAACGTCCCACGGGATCTCGTTTCTCGCGCTGTCGCGTTGTTAATCGATGAAACCCTGGCTGAGGATGAGCATGTTCTCACCGACTTTGCCTGCGAATTATCGAATATGATTGCCGGTCAGGCTAAGAAAGCGGTGGATCATATGGGATTCCAACTGGGACATCCGACTCTGATCGAAACGGAGCAGATCGATACCCTTTATCCCCCGGAAGCCGGTTCCAAGTGCGGTATTTTTCAAACCGGAATCGGTGAGATAGCCGTCTATTTTGGTTTCGTGGGACAACTGGGAGAAATTCTGGATCAGGAAGGTCCGGAAGCGGATAAGAAACGGTTGCTGGTTGTCGATCCTGATGAGCTGAGCTGTGCCCTGTTTAAAGGTCTGTTGCATGAGCGTTACCAGGTTCAGACGGCTTCGACAGTAGAAGAAGCATTTATGGATGCCGCTTTGAATGAACCGGATCTGATTCTCCTTGAAATTGATGCGGACCATGGTCACCAGGCGGAGGCTGTTCGCCAGTTCAAAGAGTCTCCACTCATGGAAAATGTAGAGATTCTGGTGGTTACCTCCAATCGTTCCACGACTGCCATTATTCAGGCATTTAACCATGGTGCAGCCGACTATATTCTGAAAACGGACTTCACAAAGCAGATTCTGATTGGCAAAATAGAACGCGCTCTGGGAAGAACACCGGTTGTCAAAGAGGTTGTGGCGACTACAAAATAA
- a CDS encoding SDR family oxidoreductase produces MNLEGKVAVITGSAVRIGRAIALALADAGADICIHYNSSDQAARDTCAEIEQRGRMAMQVSADLSNPVSAAETVFSEVMTELGRADVLVNSASVFENKQLKEATEADWDSQLDINLKAPFFLSQKFAELLPADRSGHIINIVDWRANRAGIGHLPYRISKAGLVTLTECLALELAPGIQVNAIAPGAILPPPGEDRSYLEQRSGGIPLKRVGNPKEICRTVLYLLNSEFVTGEVISVAGGEQLTGGA; encoded by the coding sequence ATGAACCTGGAAGGAAAAGTCGCCGTCATCACCGGCTCAGCCGTCCGCATCGGGCGGGCAATCGCACTGGCATTGGCTGATGCAGGCGCTGATATCTGTATTCATTATAACTCGTCAGATCAAGCCGCGCGAGATACCTGTGCTGAAATCGAACAGAGGGGACGGATGGCGATGCAGGTTTCCGCTGATCTCTCTAATCCTGTCTCGGCAGCAGAAACGGTTTTTTCAGAGGTGATGACAGAACTGGGGCGGGCAGATGTGCTTGTTAACAGTGCCTCAGTCTTTGAGAATAAGCAACTGAAGGAAGCGACTGAGGCTGACTGGGACTCCCAGTTGGATATTAATCTGAAAGCCCCCTTCTTTCTGAGTCAGAAATTTGCGGAACTCCTGCCCGCTGATCGGTCAGGACACATCATTAATATCGTCGACTGGCGAGCCAATCGGGCCGGGATTGGTCACCTGCCCTACCGGATTTCCAAGGCGGGACTGGTGACCTTAACGGAGTGTCTGGCCCTGGAACTGGCTCCCGGAATTCAGGTCAATGCGATCGCCCCGGGAGCGATACTCCCTCCTCCGGGTGAAGATCGTTCCTATCTGGAGCAACGCTCAGGCGGAATTCCGCTGAAACGGGTGGGAAATCCAAAGGAGATCTGTCGGACGGTACTCTATCTGCTGAACTCCGAATTTGTAACCGGTGAAGTCATCTCCGTAGCCGGCGGCGAACAGCTGACAGGTGGAGCCTGA